The DNA segment gaaattagaggtcatccatgtctttatgtctgtaagacaatcctgcagtttagctaattggtgtgtgtcctctggcttcatggatagataaagctgggtatcatctgcgtaacaatgaaaatttaagcaataccgtctaataatactgcctaagggaagcatgtataaagtgaataaaattggtcctagcacagaaccttgtggaactccataattaaccttagtctgtgaagaagattccccatttacatgaacaaattgaatAAAGCACCAGTATTTCCATCCTTGTCAATCATCTCTAGCGGATGACTAGATTAAGGGGAGGAAAATGGATTAAGAGCTCAGGTGCTCTTTATAGGAATTCTTTAAACAATTATATCCTGCTTATTGGGCTGATTTCCTTTGAGCCACTTTCTGTGCTTTTAGTATTCCTCTCCTCTATGTCTGTACTGGGGTTAGATGGAATCCGCCTTTGAGAGGACAGACGCGTCATGTTGACAACACAAGTGTTGTTTTCTAACTCAGCTGGCGTGTTTGAACCACAACAGAATCTCTTACGACCTTGGTTAAGGCGAATGGTAAAGAGGCCGTAAGTGATGGGGTCGAGGCAGGCATTGAACAGGCCGAAGATAAATAACATATGAGTCAATGAATGTGAGACCGTCTCTTCCATTTTTTCAGGGAATAACCAATACCAAAGACCTAGGAGGTAGTAAGGAGTCCAGCAGATGATGAATGATGTCACGATGACGATGCTCATCTTCAGAGTTCGCATCCGGGCTTTTGGGATGTTGTTGTGGGAGCGGCGGAGATGAACGTCTCTCGACAGCACTAGAAGAGAAGAAAACAATGAGACCAAGGAAACTCCAGGAAAACTGCTGTCATTGAATAATGTGAAGTAAAGATCATTCTCACAGTGATTCCGCGCCATTCGGCTGGATATCTCAATGAGGATTCTTGTGTAACAGAATATCATGATGACTAGAGGCAGGAGGAAGAGGCACACAAACATGAACATGTTGTAGACCGTCTCCTGCCAGCGTTGGACAAAACTGCCATGAGTGGTGCACTGGGTGAAGTTCTCCGGAACTGTGATGGTCACATTGTGGAATATGAACATCTGCAGGAAAAGAAAGGCAACATTTTTGTTCCCAAACTTGAAAACAGTCAAAAAC comes from the Thalassophryne amazonica chromosome 8, fThaAma1.1, whole genome shotgun sequence genome and includes:
- the gnrhr4 gene encoding gonadotropin releasing hormone receptor 4; translated protein: MHRTDSAIHTALLMMFHQLSDEVVNGSCQSPVSACNRSADGDVLQLPTFSTAAKVRVIITFTLCAVSAVCNLLVLWAASNGGKRKSHVRILIMHLTVADLLVTFIVMPLDAAWNITVQWRAGDAACRLLMFLKLVAMYSCAFVTVVISLDRQSAILNPLGISEAKRKSKIMLSVAWTMSVVLSLPQMFIFHNVTITVPENFTQCTTHGSFVQRWQETVYNMFMFVCLFLLPLVIMIFCYTRILIEISSRMARNHLLSRDVHLRRSHNNIPKARMRTLKMSIVIVTSFIICWTPYYLLGLWYWLFPEKMEETVSHSLTHMLFIFGLFNACLDPITYGLFTIRLNQGRKRFCCGSNTPAELENNTCVVNMTRLSSQRRIPSNPSTDIEERNTKSTESGSKEISPISRI